Proteins from a genomic interval of Numenius arquata chromosome 18, bNumArq3.hap1.1, whole genome shotgun sequence:
- the DHX40 gene encoding probable ATP-dependent RNA helicase DHX40 isoform X1 — MAGAELPIRRHRRALVEAVSERPFLIVTGETGSGKSTQLPKYLFEAGLAKQGAIGVTQPRRVATISVAQRVAEEMGCSLGSLVGYQVRFDDCTSEDTAIKYMTDGCLLRQILADPLLSKYSIIILDEAHERSLSTDILFGLLKKLFLQKKPPDRKTDMKVVVMSATLEVDKLSEFFGHCSVLHIPGRSYPVKEIFCNLLSPRDVGSSAYVTEAVKVTLDIHLNEPEGDILVFLTGQIEIERACDLLFKKAESIDYRYEVHDRSVEGLLILPLYGSMSTDQQKSIFLPAPTGIRKCVVSTNIAATSLTIEGVRYVVDSGFVKQLNHNPRVGLDILEVVPISKSEARQRAGRAGRTSLGKSYRLYSKEFWEQCMPDHTVPEIKRTSLTSVILTLKCLSVHDVIRFPYLDRPEERHILEALKELYQCDAIDRRGHVTRLGEFLVQFPLPPNLSCAVIKAASLDCEDLLLPIAAMLSVENVFIRPGDPQKQKEAELKHQELSSEVGGCNDFATLLNIFEQCKASKSPSAWCQKHWIHWRALKSAFSVEKQLREIISKLKQMPDFPKETFEGSRTEILRRCLCAGYFINVARRSAARTFCTMDGHGSIVYIHPSSTLYNQETLLEWIIFHDVTVTSKIYVRTVCPVRYEWVKDLLPRLHQIDAYELSSVAREEVTEEEITKWKHKEELKRQYEGVTDNSAKKMERRNDDKSILDARARYLERKQQRAQGLSGALKEMG; from the exons ATGGCGGGCGCCGAGCTGCCCATCCGCCGGCACCGCCGCGCCCTGGTGGAGGCCGTGAGCGAGCGGCCCTTCCTCATCGTCACCGGCGAGACGGGCAGCGGCAAAAGCACGCAGCTGCCCAAGTACCTCTTCGAGGCAG GCCTCGCCAAGCAGGGGGCCATTGGCGTCACCCAGCCCCGGCGCGTTGCCACCATCTCGGTGGCCCAGCGGGTGGCCGAGGAGATGGGCTGTTCGCTGGGGAGCCTCGTGGGGTACCAGGTCCGCTTCGATGACTGCACCAGCGAG GATACTGCCATCAAGTATATGACCGATGGCTGCTTACTGAGGCAAATACTGGCAGACCCCCTTCTCAGCAAGTACAGCATCATCATTTTGGATGAAGCCCATGAGCGGAGCCTCAGCACT GatattttatttggtttgctGAAGAAGCTATTTCTACAGAAGAAACCACCGGACAGGAAGACAGACATGAAAGTGGTGGTGATGTCAGCCACCCTGGAGGTAGACAAGCTCTCGGAGTTCTTTGGGCACTGTTCAGTGCTGCATATTCCAGGAAGAAGTTACCCTGTCAAGGAGATATTCTGCAACCTGCTCAGCCCGAGGGACGTAGGCAGCTCTGCGTATGTTACAGAG gCTGTAAAAGTGACATTGGATATTCACTTAAATGAACCAGAAGGCGACATCTTGGTTTTCCTGACAG GTCAAATTGAGATAGAAAGAGCTTGTGACTTACTTTTCAAGAAAGCAGAATCTATTGATTACCGGTATGAAGTACATGATCGGTCTGTTGAAGGCCTGCTTATCTTACCATTGTATGGGTCAATGTCAACAG AtcaacagaaaagcatttttttaccaGCTCCCACTGGCATTAGAAAGTGCGTGGTATCCACAAACATTGCTGCAACATCTCTGACGATTGAAGGAGTCAG ATACGTGGTAGACAGTGGCTTTGTGAAGCAGTTGAATCATAACCCCCGAGTTGGCTTGGACATACTGGAGGTGGTTCCCATTTCAAA GAGCGAAGCGAGGCAACGAGCTGGCCGAGCTGGCAGGACATCGTTGGGAAAAAGCTATCGGCTATACAGCAAAGAATTCTGGGAGCAATGCATGCCTGATCACACAGTCCCAGAGATCAAGAGAACCAGCCTGACATCTGTCATCCTGACCTTGAAGTGCCTGTCTGTGCATGATGTCATAAG ATTTCCCTATTTGGACCGCCCTGAAGAAAGGCATATTTTAGAAGCTCTCAAGGAACTTTACCAGTGTGATGCTATTGACAg GAGAGGCCACGTGACAAGACTGGGTGAATTCCTGGTGcaatttcccctccctcccaaccTGTCCTGTGCTGTCATAAAAGCTGCTTCGCTTGACTGTGAAGATCTGCTGCTTCCCATTGCAGCCATGTTGTCTGTGGAAAATGTCTTCATTCGTCCAG GTGATCCTCAGAAGCAAAAGGAGGCAGAACTTAAACACCAGGAACTTTCCTCAGAAGTGGGAGGATGCAATGACTTTGCAACcctcttaaatatttttgaacagtGCAAAGCAAG CAAGTCTCCTTCAGCTTGGTGCCAGAAACACTGGATCCACTGGAGAgctttaaaatctgcttttagtGTGGaaaaacagcttcgggaaataaTCAGTAAACTGAAACAG ATGCCGGACTTCCCTAAGGAGACGTTTGAAGGCTCCAGAACTGAAATACTAAGAAGATGTCTATGTGCAGGGTACTTTATCAATGTAGCTAGGAG ATCTGCAGCCAGGACGTTCTGCACAATGGACGGACACGGCAGCATAGTCTATATCCATCCTTCCTCTACA ctgtATAACCAGGAGACTCTCCTCGAGTGGATCATATTCCATGATGTCACAGTGACATCCAAAATCTATGTCCGGACGGTGTGTCCTGTTCGCTATGAATGGGTCAAAGACTTGCTGCCCAGGTTGCATCAAATTGATGCATATGAGCTGAGCAGCGTGGCACGGGAAGAAGTAACCGAAGAGGAAATAACCAAGTggaaacacaaggaggaacttaaAAGGCAATATG aAGGAGTCACAGACAActctgcaaagaagatggagagaagGAATGATGACAAATCGATACTGGATGCCCGAGCTCGCTaccttgagagaaagcagcaaagagcACAGGGTTTAAGTGGCGCATTGAAAGAAATGGGGTAA
- the DHX40 gene encoding probable ATP-dependent RNA helicase DHX40 isoform X2 yields the protein MAGAELPIRRHRRALVEAVSERPFLIVTGETGSGKSTQLPKYLFEAGLAKQGAIGVTQPRRVATISVAQRVAEEMGCSLGSLVGYQVRFDDCTSEDTAIKYMTDGCLLRQILADPLLSKYSIIILDEAHERSLSTDILFGLLKKLFLQKKPPDRKTDMKVVVMSATLEVDKLSEFFGHCSVLHIPGRSYPVKEIFCNLLSPRDVGSSAYVTEAVKVTLDIHLNEPEGDILVFLTGQIEIERACDLLFKKAESIDYRYEVHDRSVEGLLILPLYGSMSTDQQKSIFLPAPTGIRKCVVSTNIAATSLTIEGVRYVVDSGFVKQLNHNPRVGLDILEVVPISKSEARQRAGRAGRTSLGKSYRLYSKEFWEQCMPDHTVPEIKRTSLTSVILTLKCLSVHDVIRFPYLDRPEERHILEALKELYQCDAIDRRGHVTRLGEFLVQFPLPPNLSCAVIKAASLDCEDLLLPIAAMLSVENVFIRPGDPQKQKEAELKHQELSSEVGGCNDFATLLNIFEQCKASKSPSAWCQKHWIHWRALKSAFSVEKQLREIISKLKQMPDFPKETFEGSRTEILRRCLCAGYFINVARRSAARTFCTMDGHGSIVYIHPSSTLYNQETLLEWIIFHDVTVTSKIYVRTVCPVRYEWVKDLLPRLHQIDAYELSSVAREEVTEEEITKWKHKEELKRQYGVTDNSAKKMERRNDDKSILDARARYLERKQQRAQGLSGALKEMG from the exons ATGGCGGGCGCCGAGCTGCCCATCCGCCGGCACCGCCGCGCCCTGGTGGAGGCCGTGAGCGAGCGGCCCTTCCTCATCGTCACCGGCGAGACGGGCAGCGGCAAAAGCACGCAGCTGCCCAAGTACCTCTTCGAGGCAG GCCTCGCCAAGCAGGGGGCCATTGGCGTCACCCAGCCCCGGCGCGTTGCCACCATCTCGGTGGCCCAGCGGGTGGCCGAGGAGATGGGCTGTTCGCTGGGGAGCCTCGTGGGGTACCAGGTCCGCTTCGATGACTGCACCAGCGAG GATACTGCCATCAAGTATATGACCGATGGCTGCTTACTGAGGCAAATACTGGCAGACCCCCTTCTCAGCAAGTACAGCATCATCATTTTGGATGAAGCCCATGAGCGGAGCCTCAGCACT GatattttatttggtttgctGAAGAAGCTATTTCTACAGAAGAAACCACCGGACAGGAAGACAGACATGAAAGTGGTGGTGATGTCAGCCACCCTGGAGGTAGACAAGCTCTCGGAGTTCTTTGGGCACTGTTCAGTGCTGCATATTCCAGGAAGAAGTTACCCTGTCAAGGAGATATTCTGCAACCTGCTCAGCCCGAGGGACGTAGGCAGCTCTGCGTATGTTACAGAG gCTGTAAAAGTGACATTGGATATTCACTTAAATGAACCAGAAGGCGACATCTTGGTTTTCCTGACAG GTCAAATTGAGATAGAAAGAGCTTGTGACTTACTTTTCAAGAAAGCAGAATCTATTGATTACCGGTATGAAGTACATGATCGGTCTGTTGAAGGCCTGCTTATCTTACCATTGTATGGGTCAATGTCAACAG AtcaacagaaaagcatttttttaccaGCTCCCACTGGCATTAGAAAGTGCGTGGTATCCACAAACATTGCTGCAACATCTCTGACGATTGAAGGAGTCAG ATACGTGGTAGACAGTGGCTTTGTGAAGCAGTTGAATCATAACCCCCGAGTTGGCTTGGACATACTGGAGGTGGTTCCCATTTCAAA GAGCGAAGCGAGGCAACGAGCTGGCCGAGCTGGCAGGACATCGTTGGGAAAAAGCTATCGGCTATACAGCAAAGAATTCTGGGAGCAATGCATGCCTGATCACACAGTCCCAGAGATCAAGAGAACCAGCCTGACATCTGTCATCCTGACCTTGAAGTGCCTGTCTGTGCATGATGTCATAAG ATTTCCCTATTTGGACCGCCCTGAAGAAAGGCATATTTTAGAAGCTCTCAAGGAACTTTACCAGTGTGATGCTATTGACAg GAGAGGCCACGTGACAAGACTGGGTGAATTCCTGGTGcaatttcccctccctcccaaccTGTCCTGTGCTGTCATAAAAGCTGCTTCGCTTGACTGTGAAGATCTGCTGCTTCCCATTGCAGCCATGTTGTCTGTGGAAAATGTCTTCATTCGTCCAG GTGATCCTCAGAAGCAAAAGGAGGCAGAACTTAAACACCAGGAACTTTCCTCAGAAGTGGGAGGATGCAATGACTTTGCAACcctcttaaatatttttgaacagtGCAAAGCAAG CAAGTCTCCTTCAGCTTGGTGCCAGAAACACTGGATCCACTGGAGAgctttaaaatctgcttttagtGTGGaaaaacagcttcgggaaataaTCAGTAAACTGAAACAG ATGCCGGACTTCCCTAAGGAGACGTTTGAAGGCTCCAGAACTGAAATACTAAGAAGATGTCTATGTGCAGGGTACTTTATCAATGTAGCTAGGAG ATCTGCAGCCAGGACGTTCTGCACAATGGACGGACACGGCAGCATAGTCTATATCCATCCTTCCTCTACA ctgtATAACCAGGAGACTCTCCTCGAGTGGATCATATTCCATGATGTCACAGTGACATCCAAAATCTATGTCCGGACGGTGTGTCCTGTTCGCTATGAATGGGTCAAAGACTTGCTGCCCAGGTTGCATCAAATTGATGCATATGAGCTGAGCAGCGTGGCACGGGAAGAAGTAACCGAAGAGGAAATAACCAAGTggaaacacaaggaggaacttaaAAGGCAATATG GAGTCACAGACAActctgcaaagaagatggagagaagGAATGATGACAAATCGATACTGGATGCCCGAGCTCGCTaccttgagagaaagcagcaaagagcACAGGGTTTAAGTGGCGCATTGAAAGAAATGGGGTAA